The Rubricoccus marinus nucleotide sequence ACCGCATCGCGGCGCGAAATGCGGTGTGTGTGGTTGGGGGTGTGTGAGTGTGGGGAGGACGCGTTTCGGGTTGCGCACCTTCACTCCCCTCCCCACTCGATCCCTCGAACCCCAGCCGGACGCCGGGCATGCTCGGGAGACGCAGGAACCCTCGCGACGCCAGAGGCCCGGCCAACGCGTCCGCTTCTGGCGTGGTGAACTCCTTGGCGCAGAGCAGTGGCGTGCTCCAGGTCTCTGCCTGCGCCTCCATCCTATCCACGAGCGCGTGGACCAGCCTCTCGCGCTCAGACTCGGGCATTTCTGGCGCGAGCCGGACACCGGGCTGGGCGAACGACGCGGGCAGTCCGGCGAAGAGAACCGGCACGCGCAAGAGGCGCGGCCACAGGCGCCGGGCGCGCGAGATGGCGCCGCGGAACGGCGTCGGCGAAAGCAGGTCGAGGCGCACGTCGAGGCGCGAGAGCTCGGCAGCGAGCGCGGGCTCGCCCGAAGTGGAGCGGAGCAACAGGCGCTCAAATCGGGCTCCCTCCACCCCGCCCCGCTCCACGCAGTCGGCAAAGCGCGACTCCGCAAGAGGGTGGTCGGCTCCCGCGAGCGTGTCCCACGCCTCGCGCTCCGCCTCTGGCGCCAGAGGCGGAGGGACCGCGGGCGGCGAGAACGCTGCGGTCGCCAGAGGCCTCACGCCGGAACGGGCGCGCACGCCGCGAGAGCGGCGCAGATCGCGTCGATGTCCTCTGGCGTGTGGAGCGCGGTCGCGCAAAGGCGAAGCCGCGCCGCGCCTCTGGCGACGGCCGGGAAGACGACGGCCGTGGCCCAGACGCCATGCTCCCACAGGTCGCGCGCGAGCCGGTACGCCGCCTCGTCATCGCCAACAACGACGGGCACGATGGGCGACGCGCTCGCGCCCACGTCGAAGCCCGCCGCCTGCACGCCCTCGCGCAAGAGGTCCGCGTTGCGCCTGAGCGCCGCGTGCCGCTCGGGCTCGCGCTGCATCACGCCGAGCGAGGCCAGCGCCGCAGCCGTGGAGGCGGGTGCGAGAGCCTGCGAAAAGAAGAACGGCGCCGCGCCGTGCTGAAGAAACGCGCCCACGTCGGCGCCGCAGGCCACGAACCCGCCCGAAGCGCCGAGTCCTTTCGAGAGCGAGCCCGTCCACAGATGCACGCGCGACGGGTCCACGCCGAGCGCGCCCCAGCTCCCCTCGCCTCTGGCACCGACCGCGCCCAGCGCGTGCGCTTCGTCCACCATCACGTACGCGCCGTGCCGCTCCGCCGTCTCCACGATCTCCGCCAGAGGCCCGAGGTCGCCGTCCATCGAGAACACGCCCTCGGTCACGACGAGCGTCTTGCGGGCCTCTGGCGCCGCTTCGCTCAGCACCCGGTCCAGGTGCTCCACGTCATTGTGGCGCCAGAGGCGGACGGGCACGCGCGCGAGGCGACAGCCGTCCACGATGGAGCGGTGACAACGCGCGTCGAGCACGGCCACGTCGTCTGGCCCGAGCAGCGCCGCGAGCACGGCCACGTTCGCGAGGTAGCCCGACGAGAATGCCAGCGCGGCGCCCTGACTGTAGTGCGCCGCAAGTGTCGCTTCCAGCTCGCGATGCAGGTCGCACGTCCCGGTCAGGAGCCGCACGCCGCCCGTCCCCACCCCGAACCGCTGCACCGCGTCCGCCGCTGCGCTGATCACGTCGGGGTGCGACGCCAGGCCCAGGTAGTCGTAGCTGCTCGCGGACACGACCTCGCGCCCACCCACGTCGGCGCGCGCGCCCGGCGGCCCCGCCAGAGGCTGGCTGTACGTGTACAGGTCCGCCCGCCGTCCCCAGCCGACGGTCT carries:
- a CDS encoding aminotransferase class I/II-fold pyridoxal phosphate-dependent enzyme; this encodes MLHDPFDGLFDSEDPDASGLIAGATAERWMQTVGWGRRADLYTYSQPLAGPPGARADVGGREVVSASSYDYLGLASHPDVISAAADAVQRFGVGTGGVRLLTGTCDLHRELEATLAAHYSQGAALAFSSGYLANVAVLAALLGPDDVAVLDARCHRSIVDGCRLARVPVRLWRHNDVEHLDRVLSEAAPEARKTLVVTEGVFSMDGDLGPLAEIVETAERHGAYVMVDEAHALGAVGARGEGSWGALGVDPSRVHLWTGSLSKGLGASGGFVACGADVGAFLQHGAAPFFFSQALAPASTAAALASLGVMQREPERHAALRRNADLLREGVQAAGFDVGASASPIVPVVVGDDEAAYRLARDLWEHGVWATAVVFPAVARGAARLRLCATALHTPEDIDAICAALAACAPVPA
- a CDS encoding GNAT family N-acetyltransferase, with product MRARSGVRPLATAAFSPPAVPPPLAPEAEREAWDTLAGADHPLAESRFADCVERGGVEGARFERLLLRSTSGEPALAAELSRLDVRLDLLSPTPFRGAISRARRLWPRLLRVPVLFAGLPASFAQPGVRLAPEMPESERERLVHALVDRMEAQAETWSTPLLCAKEFTTPEADALAGPLASRGFLRLPSMPGVRLGFEGSSGEGSEGAQPETRPPHTHTPPTTHTAFRAAMRSGYRRQLDADLVARQRLRLRRIENWAPEAEAFYRLYARVMDRAPYQLERFGAGFFHALAERYAGDSAVLVLEDDAGPLAMALTLYGSDTAVFLLAGIDYGRAEPLGAYPALVVSVIEDALARGYSAVELGQTSYALKTRLGGVPTDRWLFLKARTPWAQRLLARAAPALFPRWDVPPRRVFRQSP